In Rhineura floridana isolate rRhiFlo1 chromosome 22, rRhiFlo1.hap2, whole genome shotgun sequence, a single genomic region encodes these proteins:
- the PKLR gene encoding pyruvate kinase PKLR isoform X2, protein MASLTQELGTAFFQKHQLPASMADTFLEHLCLLDIDSEPIAARSTGIVCTIGPASRSVEMLREMIKAGMNIARLNFSHGSHEYHAGSIANIRKATESFASNPLFYRPVSIALDSKGPEIRPGVVKGGVDQEVELVRGTRLIVTTDPAFQERCDQHTVWMDYANLPKVIKVGGRLFIDDGLISLLVKEIRTNGCIVEVENGGMLSSRKGVNLPGAEVDLPAVSKRDIQDLQFGLEHGVDIIFASFIRKASDVAAIRQVLGERGRAIKIISKIENHEGVKKFDEILEASDGIMVARGDLGIEIPAEKVFLAQKMMIGCCNRAGKPVICATQMLESMIKKPRPTRAESSDVANAVLDGADCIMLSGETAKGSYPVEAVRMQHAIAREAEAAMYHHQLFQELRRLTPLSQDPTEVTAIGAVEASFKCCAAAIIVLTTSGRSAQLLSRYRPRALIIAVTRNEQVARQAHLSRGVFPVLWRGATQEVWADDVDRRVQFGMEIGRVRGFLRSEDVVIVVTGWRPGAGYTNIMRVQQVP, encoded by the exons GTCCTGCTTCCCGTTCGGTGGAAATGCTACGAGAGATGATCAAGGCCGGGATGAATATTGCACGGCTGAACTTTTCTCATGGCTCACATGAG taccatgcaGGTTCCATTGCGAATATTCGGAAAGCAACAGAGAGCTTTGCCTCCAACCCTCTCTTCTACCGACCGGTGTCCATTGCACTGGATAGCAAAGGGCCAGAGATCCGTCCTGGTGTGGTCAAAGGG GGTGTGGACCAAGAGGTGGAGCTGGTAAGAGGAACCCGGTTGATTGTCACGACAGACCCGGCATTTCAGGAGCGTTGTGACCAGCACACTGTCTGGATGGATTATGCCAACTTGCCCAAAGTGATCAAGGTCGGCGGACGACTCTTCATTGATGACGGACTAATCTCTTTGCTGGTCAAGGAAATCC GCACCAATGGCTGTATAGTGGAAGTGGAGAATGGTGGAATGTTGTCCAGCCGCAAGGGGGTGAATCTGCCAGGGGCCGAGGTGGACCTGCCAGCGGTGTCCAAGCGGGACATCCAGGATCTGCAGTTTGGCCTGGAGCATGGCGTTGACATCATTTTTGCCTCCTTCATCCGCAAGGCCAGCGACGTGGCTGCCATCCGGCAGGTGCTGGGGGAGCGCGGCCGTGCCATCAAGATCATCAGCAAGATCGAAAACCACGAGGGGGTTAAAAA GTTTGATGAGATCCTGGAGGCCAGCGATGGCATCATGGTGGCCCGTGGTGACCTGGGCATTGAGATCCCCGCTGAGAAGGTTTTTCTGGCTCAAAAGATGATGATTGGATGTTGTAACCGCGCTGGGAAGCCTGTCATTTGTGCCACTCAG ATGCTGGAGAGCATGATCAAGAAGCCCCGCCCCACCAGGGCAGAAAGCAGCGATGTGGCCAATGCGGTGCTTGATGGGGCTGACTGCATCATGCTGTCCGGGGAAACTGCCAAGGGATCCTATCCTGTGGAAGCAGTGCGGATGCAACATGCG ATTGCGCGAGAGGCCGAAGCCGCCATGTATCATCACCAGCTCTTCCAAGAGCTGCGCCGCCTGACCCCACTGAGTCAGGACCCCACCGAGGTGACAGCGATCGGCGCCGTGGAGGCCTCCTTCAAGTGCTGCGCAGCCGCCATTATCGTCCTCACAACATCTGGCAG GTCTGCGCAACTGCTCTCCCGCTACCGTCCCCGTGCCCTCATCATTGCCGTGACCCGCAACGAACAGGTGGcccgccaggcacacctcagccGTGGCGTCTTCCCAGTCCTGTGGCGTGGCGCCACCCAGGAGGTGTGGGCAGATGATGTTGATCGCCGGGTGCAGTTTGGCATGGAGATAG GCCGGGTGCGTGGGTTCCTGCGGTCCGAGGATGTGGTCATCGTGGTGACGGGCTGGCGGCCTGGAGCAGGGTATACCAACATCATGAGGGTCCAGCAGGTCCCGTGA